The following are from one region of the Anabas testudineus chromosome 2, fAnaTes1.2, whole genome shotgun sequence genome:
- the LOC113163101 gene encoding GTPase IMAP family member 9-like, whose protein sequence is MASIATGPDLRIVVIGKTGVGKSAVGNTILGQKCFMSRPSSESVTQSCEIHETEHDSRKISVVDTPGFLDTEKSPEFIKTEIVRCVELSRPGPHVFLLVLQIGRFRKEEKNAVEVLQELFGPRANQYMIVLFTRGGDLGDMTVKEYVGEGKVDSVIESCGGRFHVFENTRDDRNQVEELIRKIDDMVAANGGTHYTDAVYEEVQSVVATRGSKQVCMQYSSNSSTIVTSSSVSTYKMARATSAHLAMCKNF, encoded by the coding sequence GTCCTGATTTGAGAATTGTGGTGATAGGAAAAACCGGCGTGGGCAAGAGTGCTGTTGGAAACACCATCCTGGGACAGAAGTGTTTTATGTCTCGTCCCAGTTCAGAGTCAGTGACTCAGTCCTGTGAAATCCATGAGACAGAGCACGATAGCAGAAAAATAAGTGTGGTAGACACGCCAGGGTTCTTGGACACTGAGAAATCACCAGAATTCATCAAAACAGAAATTGTTAGATGTGTTGAACTCTCACGTCCTGGTCCTCATGTGTTCCTGCTGGTCCTGCAAATTGGTCGATtcagaaaggaagagaaaaacgCTGTGGAGGTTCTGCAAGAGCTGTTTGGTCCAAGAGCTAATCAGTACATGATTGTGCTGTTTACCCGTGGTGGTGATCTCGGTGACATGACCGTAAAAGAGTATGTAGGTGAGGGGAAGGTAGACAGCGTCATCGAAAGCTGTGGAGGCAGGTTCCACGTCTTTGAAAACACCAGGGATGACAGAAATCAAGTAGAAGAGCTGATCAGGAAGATTGATGACATGGTGGCAGCAAACGGGGGAACACACTACACAGATGCCGTGTATGAAGAAGTGCAGTCAGTGGTGGCAACAAGAGGAAGCAAGCAGGTTTGCATGCAATATAGCTCCAATAGCTCCACAATAGTAACTAGTTCTTCTGTGTCTACTTACAAGATGGCAAGGGCAACAAGCGCACATTTGGCTATGTGtaaaaatttttaa